A DNA window from Actinokineospora baliensis contains the following coding sequences:
- a CDS encoding Terminase, whose protein sequence is MPRELVHAHGHDRTRSLGWLATAWIEHWCVHGPGDVQGDPVELDDEFAGFLVDAYALDADGRRLYSRAALVRPKGRSKSELAGFVGLFEARGPSRFAGWATGGEVYRWRDFVYHYAPGEPMGRPLVYPYIRCLATEETQTGNTYDVIHFNLEQGPLGEDLPRDAVGLTRVLLPEGGEIVPSTASSSSKDGGKESLAIYDEPHLYVTPELRRMFKTVDRNLRKRRRAEPWALLTSTMYQPGEDSVLEAVDRQAQAIREGRTRAARLLWDHRQAPAGVDLTDLDAVVTALAEAYGPAAAWMDLPGIVHNEFWDLTKDPDDARRYFFNQRTASATAWVTALQYDGGTVPDLPPLSDGDEAVLFFDGSAGDDATALLAVAMDDGRPELLHLQERPPGAAGKTWRVDKAAADLAVRRAFERFDVLGFAADVREFENYIDTWALEFRDRLVIESTTGRHRHAVAWDMRGRVAEFTNAAERTRADIRAHELPLGGDLRLRRHVLNARAAPNRYGVSIAKPSRDSPHKIDAAVCLVGARMVRRWVLASEKYQRRHRNRDRRVVVLR, encoded by the coding sequence GTGCCTCGTGAGCTGGTCCACGCCCACGGCCACGACCGGACCCGCTCACTGGGATGGCTTGCCACGGCGTGGATCGAGCACTGGTGCGTGCACGGCCCCGGCGACGTGCAAGGCGACCCGGTCGAGCTGGACGACGAGTTCGCCGGGTTCCTGGTCGACGCCTACGCGCTCGACGCGGACGGGCGTCGGCTCTACTCCCGGGCTGCGTTGGTGCGTCCCAAAGGCCGCTCCAAGTCCGAGCTGGCCGGTTTCGTCGGCCTGTTCGAGGCGCGCGGGCCGAGCCGCTTCGCCGGGTGGGCCACCGGCGGCGAGGTCTACCGGTGGCGGGACTTCGTCTACCACTACGCCCCTGGCGAGCCGATGGGCCGCCCGCTGGTCTACCCCTACATCCGGTGCCTGGCCACCGAGGAGACCCAGACCGGCAACACCTACGACGTCATCCACTTCAACCTCGAACAGGGACCGCTGGGGGAGGACCTCCCCCGTGACGCGGTCGGCCTGACCCGCGTCCTGCTCCCCGAGGGTGGGGAGATCGTCCCGTCCACCGCCAGCTCGTCGTCCAAGGACGGCGGCAAGGAGTCGCTGGCGATCTACGACGAACCGCACCTGTACGTGACGCCGGAGCTGCGTCGGATGTTCAAGACGGTGGACCGCAACCTGCGCAAGCGGCGCCGGGCAGAGCCGTGGGCGCTGCTGACGTCCACGATGTACCAGCCTGGGGAGGACTCCGTCCTGGAGGCGGTCGACCGCCAGGCCCAGGCCATCCGCGAGGGCCGAACCCGCGCGGCCCGGCTGCTGTGGGATCACCGCCAGGCCCCCGCCGGGGTCGACCTGACCGACCTCGACGCCGTGGTCACCGCGCTGGCCGAGGCATACGGGCCTGCGGCGGCGTGGATGGACTTGCCCGGGATCGTCCACAACGAGTTCTGGGACTTGACCAAGGACCCCGATGACGCCCGCCGGTACTTCTTCAATCAACGCACCGCGTCGGCGACCGCGTGGGTCACCGCGCTGCAATACGACGGCGGCACCGTGCCCGACCTGCCGCCGCTGTCGGACGGTGACGAGGCGGTGCTGTTCTTCGACGGCTCGGCCGGGGACGACGCGACCGCGTTGTTGGCCGTCGCGATGGACGACGGCCGCCCCGAGCTGCTGCACCTGCAAGAGCGCCCGCCCGGAGCCGCGGGCAAGACGTGGCGAGTGGACAAGGCCGCGGCCGACCTCGCCGTGCGCCGGGCGTTCGAGCGGTTCGACGTGCTCGGTTTCGCCGCCGACGTGCGCGAGTTCGAGAACTACATCGACACGTGGGCACTGGAGTTCCGCGACCGGCTGGTGATCGAGTCCACCACCGGTCGACACCGCCACGCCGTCGCCTGGGACATGCGGGGCCGGGTCGCGGAGTTCACCAACGCCGCCGAACGCACCCGCGCCGACATCCGCGCGCACGAGCTGCCCCTCGGCGGGGACCTGCGCCTGCGCCGACACGTCCTCAACGCGCGCGCCGCCCCCAACCGCTACGGGGTCAGCATCGCCAAACCCAGCCGCGACAGTCCACACAAGATCGACGCGGCCGTCTGCCTCGTCGGCGCCCGCATGGTCCGCCGCTGGGTGCTGGCATCGGAGAAGTACCAACGCCGCCACCGCAACCGAGACCGCCGCGTGGTCGTCCTGCGCTGA
- a CDS encoding zinc finger domain-containing protein codes for MSQAAAPNQAAPLMSRTEVTGLLAMMATFRSRTPSDTELTWWQHQLAEYSGAECQAALLAHSKTSPDSVTPAQIIRRIRDARQRTETQRRRLARDPAADQARSAAAARRGMAAVYAETGWTRLPEEHTALRVPCPEPGCEVPADVMCLTVGIRDRRDQATRVHRSRLATAQARPEHPREVIR; via the coding sequence ATGAGCCAGGCCGCCGCGCCCAACCAGGCCGCACCGCTCATGTCCCGCACCGAGGTCACCGGCCTCCTGGCCATGATGGCGACGTTCCGCTCCCGAACACCCAGCGACACCGAGCTGACCTGGTGGCAGCACCAACTCGCCGAGTACAGCGGCGCGGAGTGTCAGGCCGCGCTCCTGGCCCACTCCAAGACCAGCCCGGACAGCGTCACCCCGGCGCAGATCATCCGACGCATCCGCGACGCGCGCCAGCGAACCGAGACGCAGCGCCGACGACTGGCCCGCGACCCCGCCGCCGACCAGGCCCGCAGCGCCGCCGCCGCGCGGCGAGGCATGGCCGCGGTCTACGCCGAGACCGGCTGGACCCGACTGCCCGAAGAGCACACCGCGCTGCGGGTCCCGTGCCCCGAACCAGGGTGCGAGGTACCCGCCGACGTGATGTGCCTGACCGTCGGCATCCGCGACCGCCGGGACCAGGCCACGCGCGTGCACCGGTCCCGACTGGCCACCGCCCAGGCCCGACCCGAACACCCACGGGAGGTGATCCGGTGA
- a CDS encoding HNH endonuclease, with product MCRLCGVWPSTEVDHVIAGDDHALSNLQGVCGPCHRAKSSSEGGRAAAAARHPARVRPREPHPGELPRPTDRPDRQP from the coding sequence GTGTGCCGGTTGTGCGGGGTGTGGCCGTCGACCGAGGTCGACCACGTCATCGCGGGAGACGACCACGCGCTGTCCAACCTGCAAGGCGTGTGCGGCCCGTGCCACCGCGCCAAGAGTTCCAGCGAAGGCGGACGGGCAGCAGCTGCTGCACGACACCCCGCTCGCGTCCGGCCACGGGAACCCCATCCCGGTGAGCTGCCCCGGCCGACAGATCGACCCGACCGTCAACCCTGA
- a CDS encoding Mom family adenine methylcarbamoylation protein, translating into MVAPCTRAAADHAVTRWHYSAKTPRGKLACFGVWEHGVFVGSIVYGRGASNHLGRPYGLEQLQVAELVRVALTDHAAPVTQMIAATLRQLRASSPGLRLVVSFADTTQGHHGGIYQAGNWLYTGTTPPDTLSYIVHGREIHGRTLRHLAVARGPGETAEAFVRRTIDPHVRSIKTPTLKHRYLYPLDRAMRRQLRDRARPYPPRLEVPPRA; encoded by the coding sequence CTGGTCGCGCCGTGCACACGAGCCGCCGCCGACCACGCGGTCACCCGCTGGCACTACAGCGCCAAGACACCGCGGGGCAAGCTCGCCTGCTTCGGCGTGTGGGAGCACGGCGTGTTCGTCGGCTCCATCGTCTACGGCCGTGGCGCCTCCAACCACCTGGGCCGGCCCTACGGCCTGGAGCAGCTGCAGGTTGCCGAGTTGGTGCGCGTCGCGCTCACCGACCACGCCGCCCCGGTCACCCAGATGATCGCCGCCACCCTGCGCCAACTGCGCGCCAGCTCACCGGGCCTGCGGCTGGTCGTGTCCTTCGCCGACACCACCCAGGGCCATCACGGCGGCATCTACCAGGCCGGGAACTGGCTCTACACCGGGACCACACCGCCGGACACGCTGTCCTACATCGTCCACGGCCGGGAGATCCACGGGCGGACCCTGCGCCACCTCGCGGTTGCCCGCGGCCCCGGCGAGACGGCGGAGGCGTTCGTGCGCCGGACCATCGACCCGCACGTTCGGTCGATCAAGACGCCCACGCTCAAGCACCGGTACCTCTACCCGCTCGACCGGGCCATGCGTCGGCAGCTCCGCGACCGCGCCCGCCCCTACCCACCCCGCTTGGAGGTGCCCCCTCGTGCCTGA
- a CDS encoding ABC transporter ATP-binding protein → MRISVRHQVPVAESFRAAKVRGLFNATDEQATRFELDAELPIEDDGWRIGVVVGPSGSGKSSIGRALWDGSAFYTGDDWPDDAPIIDAIAPGGDFEAATAALSAAGLGDVPVWLRPYRVLSTGQRFRADLARVLAERPERVVIDEFSSVVDRQIARVGAAAFAKSWRRGTGQAVLLTCHHDVLDWLEPDWVYDTGTATFTRGSVQFRRPRIDVDVQLGGWSLWPRFRAHHYLDLPKMVAARAYVGFVDGEPIAHVGITTKSLTTGPHTDRIVSVEARASRLVVMPEWQGAGVGVRFLNHVAELQRTGSGTLPGRRMTTLFHTSHPNLAAALRRDDRWRQITARLTGHKTGQSERDWPDRAKSLPRTGYGGHFRAVQGFRYYG, encoded by the coding sequence ATGCGCATCAGCGTGCGCCACCAGGTTCCGGTGGCCGAGTCGTTCCGTGCCGCGAAGGTCCGGGGCCTGTTCAACGCCACCGACGAGCAGGCCACCCGCTTCGAGCTCGACGCCGAGCTGCCCATCGAGGACGACGGCTGGCGGATCGGGGTCGTGGTCGGCCCGTCCGGGTCCGGCAAGTCCAGCATCGGCCGGGCCTTGTGGGACGGGTCGGCGTTCTACACCGGCGACGACTGGCCTGACGACGCGCCGATCATCGACGCCATCGCACCCGGCGGCGACTTCGAGGCGGCCACCGCCGCGTTGAGCGCGGCCGGACTCGGGGACGTACCGGTGTGGCTGCGCCCGTACCGGGTGCTCTCGACCGGCCAACGCTTCCGCGCCGACCTCGCCCGGGTGCTCGCCGAGCGTCCCGAGCGCGTGGTGATCGATGAGTTCAGCTCCGTGGTCGACCGCCAGATCGCGCGCGTCGGGGCCGCGGCCTTCGCGAAGTCGTGGCGACGCGGCACCGGGCAGGCGGTCCTGCTGACCTGCCACCACGACGTGCTCGACTGGCTGGAACCGGACTGGGTCTACGACACCGGCACCGCCACGTTCACCAGGGGGTCGGTTCAATTCCGGCGACCCCGGATCGACGTGGACGTCCAGCTCGGCGGTTGGTCGCTTTGGCCGCGCTTCCGGGCACATCACTATCTAGACCTGCCCAAGATGGTCGCCGCCCGCGCCTACGTCGGGTTTGTCGACGGCGAACCGATCGCCCACGTCGGCATCACCACCAAGTCCCTGACCACCGGTCCCCACACCGACCGGATTGTGTCGGTGGAGGCCCGCGCGAGCCGCCTGGTCGTCATGCCCGAGTGGCAGGGCGCGGGCGTCGGCGTGCGGTTCCTCAACCACGTCGCCGAGCTGCAACGCACCGGCAGCGGCACCCTCCCGGGCCGACGGATGACGACCCTGTTCCATACCAGCCACCCCAACCTGGCCGCCGCGCTGCGCCGCGACGACCGTTGGCGGCAGATCACCGCCCGGTTGACCGGGCACAAGACCGGCCAGAGCGAACGCGACTGGCCCGACCGCGCGAAGTCGCTGCCGCGCACCGGCTACGGCGGCCACTTCCGCGCCGTGCAGGGGTTCCGCTACTACGGCTGA
- a CDS encoding DUF2786 domain-containing protein codes for MTTNDKPATETTREQKAKIKQKVAGLLAKAESTEFPAEAQELAAKAAELMARYNLDAAAARDDKGARPEPISTVDFTVSGQGWHGKARSALYWAVAEATGCKAVHINNKMNGEDRLVTVVGAASTIESLKMLLPSILLQAENSGAKATKKHMTEIGPRIDTAANKNIERRTYFRSYLEGYGKGVAQKISDTRQDIVEEMKEDPKAMILVRDEDRVKAEFARKFPQTKLLPADKKNAAGNAAGVRDGRLADTGQTKVKTKGAKVIG; via the coding sequence ATGACCACCAACGACAAGCCTGCCACCGAGACGACACGGGAGCAGAAGGCCAAGATCAAGCAGAAGGTGGCCGGCCTCCTGGCCAAGGCCGAGAGCACCGAGTTCCCCGCCGAGGCGCAGGAGCTCGCCGCGAAGGCCGCCGAGCTGATGGCCCGGTACAACCTGGACGCCGCGGCGGCCCGCGACGACAAGGGCGCCAGGCCGGAGCCGATCTCGACGGTCGACTTCACCGTGAGCGGCCAGGGGTGGCACGGCAAGGCGCGGTCCGCGCTGTACTGGGCCGTCGCCGAGGCGACCGGCTGCAAGGCCGTGCACATCAACAACAAGATGAACGGCGAGGACCGGCTGGTGACCGTGGTCGGCGCCGCCTCGACCATCGAGAGTCTGAAGATGCTCCTGCCCTCGATCCTGTTGCAGGCGGAGAACTCCGGCGCCAAGGCCACCAAGAAGCACATGACCGAGATCGGCCCCAGGATCGACACGGCCGCCAACAAGAACATCGAGCGCAGGACCTACTTCCGGTCCTACCTGGAGGGTTACGGCAAGGGCGTGGCCCAGAAGATCAGCGACACCCGCCAGGACATCGTGGAGGAGATGAAGGAGGACCCCAAGGCGATGATCCTGGTCAGGGACGAGGACCGGGTCAAGGCCGAGTTCGCCCGAAAGTTCCCGCAGACCAAGCTCCTGCCCGCTGACAAGAAGAACGCCGCCGGAAACGCCGCCGGTGTCCGCGACGGCCGACTGGCCGACACGGGCCAGACCAAGGTCAAGACCAAGGGCGCCAAGGTGATCGGCTAG
- a CDS encoding phage terminase small subunit produces the protein MPLAGRPPSANPRNRNAKTYDWSTVEATPYDGPSPELPAKGGRQRWHRETRAWWEAVRRMPHCRLWTDTDWRFAIETAVLVEAFWRDSPSVAAELRLRSAKLGLTHEDRLKLRIRYSTPDDGDQVLTQAPADVTRLDERRKRLVDGAS, from the coding sequence GTGCCGCTGGCCGGACGCCCGCCGTCGGCGAACCCGCGCAACCGCAACGCCAAGACCTACGACTGGTCGACCGTCGAGGCCACCCCGTATGACGGTCCGTCGCCCGAGCTTCCCGCCAAGGGGGGACGTCAGCGTTGGCACCGGGAGACGAGGGCGTGGTGGGAGGCGGTGCGCCGTATGCCCCATTGTCGCCTGTGGACTGACACCGACTGGCGGTTCGCCATCGAGACCGCGGTACTGGTCGAGGCGTTCTGGCGTGATTCGCCGTCGGTGGCGGCCGAGCTGCGGTTGCGGTCGGCCAAGCTGGGCCTGACCCACGAGGACCGGCTCAAGCTGCGCATCCGCTACAGCACCCCCGACGACGGGGACCAGGTGCTCACCCAGGCCCCGGCCGATGTGACGCGGCTGGACGAGCGGCGCAAGAGGTTGGTCGACGGTGCCTCGTGA
- a CDS encoding formyltransferase family protein produces the protein MRLYLSGKGGFAVAVAEAITNRGHALVGIATPATRRNHADDGDPLNWDRLRAWAYPRRVPWVDAGRLRAHRVPADTDVILAAHSHAFIGRATRARARVAAIGYHPSLLPLHRGRDAIRWTIRDRDKVTGGSVYHLTEHTDAGPLAAQEHVLVPPGSTATTLWRDHLAPLGVRLILRVLDDLAAGRRVEVPQDEARATWEPSWSRPPLVKPELPQLPGTAYVETHPDALYRD, from the coding sequence ATGCGCCTGTACTTGTCCGGCAAGGGCGGGTTCGCCGTCGCCGTCGCCGAGGCGATCACCAACCGCGGTCATGCCCTCGTCGGAATCGCCACCCCCGCCACCCGCCGCAACCACGCCGACGACGGCGACCCCCTGAACTGGGACCGGCTACGTGCGTGGGCCTACCCCCGCCGCGTGCCCTGGGTCGACGCCGGCCGACTGCGCGCCCACCGCGTTCCCGCCGACACCGACGTCATCCTCGCGGCCCACTCCCACGCGTTCATCGGCCGCGCCACCCGCGCCCGCGCCCGCGTCGCCGCGATCGGCTACCACCCCAGTCTGCTTCCCCTGCACCGTGGCCGCGACGCGATCCGCTGGACCATCCGTGACCGCGACAAGGTCACCGGCGGCAGCGTCTACCACCTCACCGAGCACACCGACGCCGGGCCGCTGGCCGCCCAGGAACACGTCCTGGTCCCACCGGGCAGCACCGCCACCACCCTGTGGCGCGACCACCTGGCCCCGCTCGGGGTGCGGCTGATCCTGCGGGTTCTCGATGACCTCGCCGCCGGTCGCCGCGTCGAGGTCCCCCAGGACGAGGCCCGCGCCACCTGGGAACCGTCGTGGTCACGGCCCCCGCTGGTGAAACCGGAACTCCCGCAACTGCCCGGCACGGCCTACGTCGAGACCCACCCGGACGCGCTGTATCGCGACTGA
- a CDS encoding phage portal protein produces the protein MPDTDLAVLHHLRQRLSTHSSWLRRSDAYYDGVQRLAALGLGLPPEMRRLQVIVNWPRLVVDSLEERLDLEGFRLAGAAETDERLWSWWQANNLDDESGLAHLEALITGRAYITVGPGDDGSDTPVITPESARSMITDVDPRTRAVRSALRLYTSRYGGELAATLYLPDRTVFYERGRSGWKVTDTIAHKLGVVPVVPIINRSRISDRHGRSEMADVIGLTDAACRTLTNLQGAQELLAVPQRYVLGATRADFVNEAGEPIPAWEAYIGRILALGNEDAKVGQFSSADLRNFTEVINAYARIVAALSGMPPHFLGLSTDNPASADAIRSAETRLVKRAERRARAFGAAWEQAMRLGMLITDGTVPSRAARLESIWRDPATPTYAAKADAVAKLVAAGILPVSVAWEELGYSAERRRQLAAASGDDPLVRLLDTVGAGRLTDPQVPAVPGGERR, from the coding sequence GTGCCCGACACCGATCTCGCCGTTCTGCACCACCTCCGCCAACGGCTGTCCACGCACTCCTCATGGCTACGGCGGTCGGACGCCTACTACGACGGCGTTCAACGACTCGCCGCGCTCGGTCTGGGTCTGCCGCCGGAGATGCGCCGCTTGCAGGTGATCGTCAACTGGCCCCGCCTCGTTGTCGACAGCCTGGAGGAGCGACTGGACCTCGAAGGGTTCCGGCTGGCGGGCGCGGCCGAGACCGACGAACGGCTGTGGTCGTGGTGGCAGGCGAACAACCTCGATGACGAGTCCGGCCTGGCCCATCTGGAAGCGCTGATCACCGGCCGCGCCTACATCACCGTCGGCCCGGGGGACGACGGCTCGGACACGCCGGTCATCACCCCCGAGTCGGCCCGCTCGATGATCACCGACGTCGACCCCCGTACCCGCGCCGTGCGCTCGGCGCTGCGGCTCTACACCTCCCGGTACGGCGGCGAGCTGGCCGCGACCTTGTACCTGCCCGACCGCACGGTGTTCTACGAGCGTGGCCGGTCCGGGTGGAAGGTCACCGACACCATCGCCCACAAGCTCGGCGTCGTGCCGGTCGTGCCGATCATCAACCGATCGCGGATCTCCGACCGGCACGGCCGCTCGGAGATGGCCGACGTGATCGGCCTGACCGACGCCGCGTGCCGGACGCTGACCAACCTGCAAGGCGCGCAAGAGCTGTTGGCGGTGCCTCAGCGCTACGTCCTGGGCGCTACCCGCGCCGACTTCGTCAACGAGGCGGGCGAGCCGATCCCCGCCTGGGAGGCGTACATCGGGCGGATTCTGGCCCTGGGCAACGAAGACGCCAAGGTCGGACAGTTCAGCTCGGCCGACTTGCGCAACTTCACCGAGGTCATCAACGCCTACGCGCGCATCGTCGCCGCGCTGTCGGGGATGCCGCCGCACTTCCTGGGCCTGTCCACCGACAACCCGGCCAGCGCCGACGCCATTCGCAGCGCCGAGACGCGATTGGTCAAGCGCGCCGAGCGCCGGGCCCGCGCGTTCGGGGCGGCATGGGAACAGGCGATGCGGCTGGGGATGCTCATCACCGACGGCACCGTGCCCAGCCGGGCCGCGCGGCTTGAATCCATCTGGCGCGACCCCGCCACCCCCACCTACGCGGCCAAGGCGGACGCGGTGGCCAAGCTGGTCGCCGCCGGAATCCTGCCTGTGTCGGTGGCCTGGGAGGAACTGGGCTACAGCGCCGAACGACGCCGCCAACTCGCCGCCGCGTCCGGGGACGACCCGCTGGTACGGCTGCTCGACACGGTCGGCGCCGGGCGCCTCACCGATCCGCAGGTGCCCGCGGTCCCGGGCGGTGAGCGCCGCTGA
- a CDS encoding VG15 protein, which translates to MTAYRQAQDRVAAPVVAATVSTLRGLAGRPVTPSGWRLLLDVLFPVVLQGRNATAELAARFYIEQRPALDRPAPPLDPPSYQRAALDRAVARTARTRLRDRASSRAAISDTAAVVTRHVMQAGRDVLVTAAQTDRVRWARVPTGRETCAFCWLLASRGPVYRSADMTRWHDRCDCLVVPVHNPDDWEGRATFLAAQRLWRDSTEGKSGRDALNAFRRALTRSPDPTAT; encoded by the coding sequence CTGACCGCCTACCGACAGGCCCAGGACCGGGTGGCCGCGCCGGTCGTGGCCGCCACCGTGTCCACCCTGCGCGGGCTGGCGGGCCGACCGGTCACCCCGTCCGGGTGGCGGCTGCTGCTGGACGTGTTGTTCCCGGTCGTCCTCCAGGGCCGCAACGCCACCGCCGAGCTCGCGGCACGGTTCTACATCGAGCAGCGTCCGGCCCTGGACCGACCCGCGCCGCCGCTGGACCCGCCTTCCTATCAGCGGGCCGCGCTCGACCGGGCCGTTGCCCGCACCGCCCGCACCCGTCTGCGTGATCGCGCCAGCTCACGGGCCGCGATCAGCGACACCGCCGCCGTGGTGACCCGCCACGTCATGCAGGCCGGGCGCGACGTCCTCGTCACCGCCGCCCAGACCGACCGGGTCCGGTGGGCCAGGGTGCCCACCGGCCGCGAGACCTGCGCGTTCTGCTGGCTGCTCGCCTCCCGCGGTCCGGTCTACCGGTCCGCCGACATGACCCGCTGGCACGACCGGTGCGACTGCCTGGTCGTGCCGGTGCACAACCCCGACGACTGGGAAGGGCGCGCCACCTTCCTTGCCGCACAACGACTCTGGCGCGACTCCACCGAGGGCAAGTCCGGTCGCGACGCGCTGAACGCGTTCCGCCGCGCCCTCACCCGCTCACCCGATCCCACCGCGACCTAG